One genomic segment of Nanoarchaeota archaeon includes these proteins:
- a CDS encoding phosphoribosylaminoimidazolesuccinocarboxamide synthase, translating into MTRFLDESEAGEIVKNYLSEIGILTPTEDIIKRVPELNKCIVRPGKVSDSIYQTNDEKPLLSDDGKPIRIMVRTPRISTHDKGRGDIPFKDQVLATNHNFMRKMVEPAIGTSQFEIPGLVMNATVIAAENLDTIPFENVLRLYLARSSTETSLYHAYFVKGEKEFCGHPLSENLIVNQKLPYLMGTPSTKGKTDMSVSPQYLFDNNICTPNEYTEISSNSKMAYGIVFGYLYDKGIILADTKTENGRNRKGKIVSQDELFTFDSSRYWSLEDYLKAIDEGRDPVSYSKEFARGMSEGDKKYTPEQQILIAVRYIMGIQKLTGKKFEPDIRPRDKALVEDIQLIVGTLGLKSRAY; encoded by the coding sequence ATGACAAGATTTCTGGATGAATCTGAAGCAGGAGAGATTGTTAAGAACTATCTGAGTGAAATTGGCATATTAACACCGACCGAAGACATAATAAAGCGCGTACCGGAATTAAATAAGTGTATTGTACGTCCTGGAAAAGTTTCTGATTCGATATATCAAACAAACGATGAAAAACCGCTTTTATCAGATGATGGAAAGCCTATAAGGATAATGGTTAGAACGCCGCGTATCTCAACACATGATAAAGGACGAGGGGATATACCTTTCAAAGATCAAGTACTGGCAACAAATCACAACTTCATGAGAAAAATGGTCGAACCCGCAATAGGAACCTCACAGTTTGAGATACCCGGGCTTGTCATGAATGCGACAGTAATCGCTGCAGAAAATCTTGATACAATACCTTTCGAAAACGTTCTGAGATTATATCTTGCAAGAAGCAGTACTGAGACTTCATTATATCACGCATATTTTGTTAAAGGTGAAAAAGAATTTTGCGGACACCCATTATCTGAAAATCTTATCGTTAATCAAAAACTTCCATATCTCATGGGCACCCCTTCAACCAAAGGTAAAACCGATATGTCTGTATCTCCACAATATCTTTTTGATAATAACATATGCACACCTAACGAATACACTGAGATAAGCAGTAATTCCAAAATGGCATATGGAATTGTCTTCGGATATCTTTATGACAAAGGCATAATACTTGCAGATACTAAAACCGAAAATGGTCGCAATAGAAAAGGCAAAATTGTTTCACAAGATGAGTTATTCACTTTTGATTCCTCAAGATATTGGTCTTTAGAGGATTATCTCAAAGCAATAGACGAAGGAAGAGATCCGGTATCCTATTCAAAAGAATTCGCAAGAGGTATGTCCGAAGGAGATAAAAAATACACTCCGGAACAACAGATTCTGATTGCGGTAAGATATATAATGGGAATTCAAAAACTTACTGGCAAAAAATTCGAACCAGACATAAGGCCACGTGATAAAGCGCTTGTTGAAGACATTCAATTGATTGTTGGTACCTTGGGACTAAAATCCCGAGCATATTAG
- a CDS encoding HIT domain-containing protein, which translates to MNASNPLEEDYQKLTRQASSLRPQGAQRAPQSAAPRQDECIFCKMAKKEIRTRQIEENAKFSAFLDIQPKEAGHVIILSKRHFAQMDEMDEVEASTLVDLIKSVSSRMKKVLGATGFTVISQNGISSAQAVAHFAVHVIPTYSQNAVDLPVMNLIQPQKVPEFVMADIERLLRKV; encoded by the coding sequence ATGAACGCCTCAAATCCTCTTGAAGAAGATTATCAGAAGCTTACAAGGCAGGCAAGTTCGCTTCGGCCGCAAGGTGCGCAAAGGGCACCGCAATCCGCGGCACCGCGGCAGGATGAGTGCATTTTCTGCAAAATGGCCAAGAAAGAGATAAGGACGCGCCAAATCGAGGAGAATGCGAAATTTTCTGCGTTTCTTGACATCCAGCCAAAAGAGGCGGGGCATGTGATAATTCTTTCTAAAAGGCATTTTGCGCAGATGGATGAAATGGATGAGGTCGAGGCTTCTACTTTGGTAGACCTTATAAAAAGCGTTTCATCGCGCATGAAAAAAGTTCTCGGAGCAACCGGATTTACAGTCATTTCCCAGAACGGTATATCTTCGGCGCAGGCTGTTGCGCATTTTGCCGTGCATGTGATTCCGACATATTCACAAAACGCCGTGGATTTGCCTGTGATGAACCTGATACAGCCGCAGAAAGTTCCGGAGTTTGTGATGGCTGATATTGAAAGGCTGCTAAGGAAGGTTTAG
- a CDS encoding DNA-directed RNA polymerase subunit K, whose protein sequence is MAAAETIHYNRFEIARILGARAFQLSMGAPPLIKTKEMDPLKIAREEYNKDAIPIMVVRE, encoded by the coding sequence ATGGCGGCAGCAGAAACAATTCACTACAATCGTTTTGAAATCGCGCGCATCCTAGGCGCGCGCGCATTCCAGCTATCAATGGGTGCGCCTCCGCTCATAAAGACAAAGGAAATGGATCCTTTAAAGATTGCGCGCGAGGAATATAATAAAGATGCCATTCCGATAATGGTTGTTAGGGAATAA
- a CDS encoding ATP-binding protein: protein MLIGEVFGSTGTKTFNFRAEKEVRKLDFVVVEGENKTWVLSQVENIESRPDGKNIAFAKAIGYREDGILKVPMTPIKSNARVYSADAGIIQDTLKLDKNGLYLGCLDANKEVPVYIDPTDLISRHVAVLAATGSGKSYTVAVILEELLEKNIPIVIIDPHGEHTSLGVANDNAEEIEKAQKFNILSKNYLVVEYSPDTNVNSGAQQISFSDKNLEASEILHLLPTKPSSSQIGVLYSAIKELKEMGKPYELKDIIKAVEDNQSASKWAVINMLEVVRGTGLFSSKPTNIRELVKAGQASIINLRGITQEIQTVVAYKIIEKLFEERKVGRVPPMFLVVEEAHNFCPEKEVRASSKIIRTVASEGRKFGFGLCVISQRPARVDKNVLSQCNTQIVLRMTNPNDLKAVSYAEGLTSGIEKEIKNLNPGTALILGREFPIFVNIRIRRTKHGGVTVNISEPVKEVTELLAFRNYEKKYIEKKFGSVHTIYYPCWRIYGEKTYLIEAVRGKVIFEDSDATKECDIELNDDHALILSEMKFNRTLQELLERTKLTEDDLVKALKELRDKGYVNEKEENEKFVYEKTEKSVFRDFAIEPATIEKDNNSETLKFEFTKEDALKRAKLLFGAVDNIEPVYYTYYLDENQKFLIDGVTGIKKETGN from the coding sequence ATGCTCATCGGCGAAGTTTTCGGAAGCACAGGAACAAAGACTTTTAATTTCCGCGCGGAAAAGGAAGTGCGCAAACTTGATTTTGTAGTTGTTGAAGGCGAGAACAAGACCTGGGTCCTATCGCAGGTTGAAAATATTGAAAGCAGGCCTGACGGCAAGAACATAGCATTTGCAAAAGCCATCGGATACAGGGAAGACGGAATCCTGAAAGTGCCTATGACGCCGATAAAGTCGAATGCAAGAGTCTATTCTGCAGACGCGGGCATAATTCAGGACACGCTTAAGCTTGACAAAAACGGGCTTTATCTCGGTTGCCTTGATGCGAACAAGGAAGTGCCGGTTTATATCGATCCGACAGATCTCATCTCGCGGCATGTCGCAGTCCTTGCGGCAACAGGTTCCGGGAAATCATATACGGTTGCAGTTATTCTTGAAGAGCTTCTTGAAAAGAACATACCTATTGTTATAATAGATCCCCACGGAGAGCACACCTCTTTAGGGGTTGCAAACGATAATGCAGAAGAAATCGAGAAGGCGCAGAAATTCAACATTCTCTCAAAAAACTATCTTGTTGTCGAATACAGCCCGGACACAAATGTCAATTCAGGTGCGCAGCAAATATCCTTTTCCGACAAGAATCTTGAAGCATCTGAAATACTTCATCTTCTTCCGACAAAGCCGTCGTCCTCGCAGATAGGTGTGCTTTACAGCGCGATAAAGGAACTGAAAGAAATGGGCAAGCCGTACGAGCTAAAGGATATAATCAAGGCAGTTGAAGACAACCAGAGCGCATCAAAATGGGCTGTTATAAACATGCTTGAAGTTGTCCGGGGCACAGGGCTTTTCTCGTCAAAGCCGACAAATATCCGCGAGCTGGTCAAAGCAGGGCAGGCATCGATAATAAATCTGCGTGGCATAACACAGGAGATACAGACAGTTGTCGCATATAAAATTATCGAGAAGCTTTTTGAGGAACGTAAAGTTGGCCGAGTTCCGCCGATGTTTTTGGTGGTTGAAGAGGCGCATAATTTCTGCCCTGAAAAAGAAGTTCGGGCATCCTCAAAAATCATACGCACTGTTGCATCTGAAGGGAGAAAATTCGGCTTCGGCTTGTGCGTTATTTCGCAGAGGCCTGCTCGGGTTGACAAGAACGTGCTTTCACAGTGCAATACCCAGATTGTCCTTCGCATGACAAATCCGAATGACTTGAAAGCGGTTTCTTATGCAGAGGGGCTTACAAGTGGAATTGAGAAAGAGATAAAAAATCTAAATCCCGGAACAGCTTTGATTTTGGGCCGCGAATTTCCTATATTTGTGAATATCCGAATCCGAAGAACAAAGCACGGAGGCGTCACAGTCAATATCAGCGAGCCTGTAAAAGAGGTTACTGAACTTTTAGCATTCCGGAATTACGAGAAAAAATACATCGAGAAAAAATTCGGGTCCGTTCATACGATATATTATCCGTGCTGGCGCATATACGGCGAGAAGACCTACCTTATAGAAGCGGTGCGTGGCAAAGTGATTTTCGAGGATTCTGATGCGACAAAAGAGTGTGACATAGAGCTTAACGATGATCATGCGCTGATTCTGAGCGAAATGAAATTCAACAGGACTTTGCAGGAGCTTCTTGAGCGGACAAAATTGACTGAAGACGATCTTGTCAAGGCGCTGAAAGAATTGCGCGATAAAGGCTATGTAAATGAAAAAGAGGAGAATGAGAAATTCGTTTATGAAAAAACAGAAAAAAGCGTTTTTCGCGACTTTGCAATAGAGCCTGCAACAATTGAAAAAGACAATAATTCAGAGACGCTGAAATTCGAGTTCACAAAAGAGGATGCTCTGAAGCGCGCGAAGCTTTTGTTTGGCGCGGTTGATAACATCGAGCCGGTCTATTATACATATTATCTTGACGAAAACCAGAAGTTCTTGATTGACGGCGTGACCGGGATAAAGAAAGAAACCGGGAATTAG
- the pyk gene encoding pyruvate kinase — protein sequence MNSLRMTKIVCTIGPKTESYEMLEKLAKAGMNVARLNFSHGSYEEQGAKIKRIKELNKKIIHPIAILLDTQGPEIRTGVLKADLKLQMGDKFTFTVADKFDGKCGTTITYKQIVKDVEKGHIILVDDGMLEFEVEKISGNDVICKVLNSGILSSRKGVNIPGISINLPALSDKDVNDINFGIKNEVDYIAVSFVRRPEEITALRKLIKDEGASTLILAKIEHMDAVNNFDKILEVSDGILVARGDLGVQVPFEEIPIIQSRLIAKCNKAGKPVITATHMLNSMTDYPRPTRAEVSDVANSVLNGTDAVMLSAESAKGKYPVESVAVMDKICRATEKTLESNIEKMISGKTVPEIIARAVAQSAEVVGAKAIITFTITGNTAQTISKFRTKVPIFAMTVSDKIIRATSLSWGVYSFRMREYSSTDTMIKDGLSILKEKGALAKGDLIVITSGVPLGKAGMTNLAEIRRVE from the coding sequence ATGAATTCTTTACGTATGACCAAAATCGTCTGCACAATCGGACCAAAGACAGAATCTTATGAAATGCTTGAGAAGCTCGCGAAAGCAGGAATGAATGTTGCGCGCCTTAATTTCTCTCACGGCAGTTATGAAGAGCAGGGCGCAAAAATAAAGCGGATAAAAGAGCTTAATAAAAAAATAATCCATCCAATCGCGATTCTTCTTGACACGCAGGGGCCGGAGATAAGGACCGGCGTTCTGAAGGCAGACCTAAAGCTTCAGATGGGGGATAAATTCACATTTACTGTTGCAGATAAATTTGACGGAAAATGCGGCACTACAATCACATACAAGCAGATTGTCAAAGATGTGGAAAAAGGCCATATAATACTTGTTGATGACGGCATGCTGGAATTTGAGGTTGAAAAAATATCGGGAAACGATGTCATCTGCAAGGTGCTGAATTCAGGAATTCTTTCATCAAGAAAGGGTGTTAATATTCCGGGAATCAGTATAAACCTTCCGGCGCTTTCCGATAAAGATGTTAATGATATAAACTTCGGAATAAAAAATGAAGTCGATTATATTGCCGTATCTTTTGTGCGAAGGCCTGAAGAGATAACCGCCTTGCGCAAGCTTATAAAAGATGAGGGGGCAAGCACACTGATACTCGCGAAAATCGAGCACATGGATGCTGTGAATAATTTCGACAAGATTCTTGAAGTTTCCGATGGCATACTGGTTGCGCGCGGAGATCTTGGCGTGCAGGTGCCGTTTGAGGAAATTCCGATAATTCAGAGCAGGCTTATAGCAAAATGCAACAAGGCCGGAAAACCGGTGATTACAGCGACGCACATGCTTAACTCGATGACTGATTATCCCAGGCCGACTAGAGCTGAAGTTTCCGATGTTGCAAACAGCGTGCTGAATGGAACCGATGCAGTGATGCTTTCTGCAGAATCCGCAAAAGGAAAATACCCTGTTGAATCTGTTGCTGTAATGGATAAGATTTGCCGGGCGACAGAGAAAACACTTGAGAGCAATATTGAAAAAATGATTTCGGGAAAGACTGTTCCGGAAATTATCGCGCGAGCAGTTGCCCAGAGCGCGGAAGTTGTCGGGGCAAAGGCAATAATTACGTTTACGATAACCGGAAACACCGCGCAGACAATATCCAAATTCAGGACAAAAGTGCCAATATTTGCAATGACTGTTTCGGATAAAATCATTCGCGCGACATCCCTTTCATGGGGAGTCTATTCTTTTCGGATGCGCGAGTATTCGTCAACAGACACAATGATAAAGGACGGCCTGTCTATTTTAAAGGAGAAAGGCGCGCTTGCAAAAGGTGATTTGATTGTGATAACGAGCGGCGTGCCGCTTGGAAAAGCAGGAATGACGAATTTGGCGGAGATTAGGAGAGTGGAATAA
- a CDS encoding helix-turn-helix domain-containing protein → MIKEEISLDSLAKNIAGEIVLSENPGNAIQKWRNIFKVPQRQLADKMDVMPSVISDYESGRRKSPGIQFIKRIVNSLLEVDRTNGNTVSNEFRSIYSNEVLSDAIIDMKDYSNPISLDGFAKSIDGLVINGFEGPSNVIHGHTIIDSLKVVMELSHTDLARLYGLTTEKAMIITNVSSGKTALVAIKVTNLKPSAVIFHGIKEVDPLAIRIAKTEKIPIILSKMRTVDELIVALKVHASKEKK, encoded by the coding sequence ATGATAAAGGAAGAAATTTCTCTTGATTCACTTGCAAAGAACATAGCGGGCGAAATCGTGCTTTCTGAAAATCCGGGCAATGCCATACAAAAATGGCGCAATATTTTCAAAGTCCCCCAGAGGCAGCTGGCCGATAAAATGGATGTAATGCCTTCGGTTATTTCGGATTATGAGAGCGGAAGGAGAAAGTCTCCTGGCATTCAGTTCATAAAGCGGATAGTTAATTCTCTTCTTGAAGTAGATCGCACAAATGGAAATACAGTTTCAAATGAGTTTCGGTCGATCTATTCAAATGAGGTTCTAAGCGATGCGATTATTGATATGAAAGATTATTCAAATCCTATTTCGCTCGACGGCTTTGCAAAATCGATTGATGGATTGGTTATTAATGGTTTTGAGGGGCCGAGCAATGTCATACACGGCCATACGATAATAGATTCTCTTAAGGTTGTTATGGAACTTTCTCATACGGATTTGGCGCGCCTTTATGGACTAACAACTGAAAAAGCTATGATAATAACCAATGTAAGCTCCGGAAAAACAGCGCTTGTGGCAATAAAAGTGACAAACCTTAAGCCGAGCGCAGTCATTTTTCACGGCATAAAAGAAGTTGACCCTCTTGCAATTCGCATAGCAAAAACAGAGAAAATACCGATTATTTTGTCAAAAATGAGAACTGTGGATGAACTTATCGTCGCTCTCAAGGTACATGCATCAAAGGAAAAGAAATGA
- a CDS encoding MoaD/ThiS family protein, with amino-acid sequence MHVFVTYGKVKKKLALRYGAIGLDVLQILKINPEMVLIKRGGEIIPDNEELNNNDKIEIIQVVSGG; translated from the coding sequence ATGCACGTTTTTGTCACATACGGAAAAGTGAAAAAGAAGCTCGCGCTAAGATACGGCGCAATCGGGCTGGATGTACTTCAGATTCTCAAAATTAATCCGGAAATGGTCCTGATAAAGCGCGGCGGAGAAATAATTCCGGACAACGAAGAGCTTAATAACAACGACAAAATAGAGATTATTCAGGTTGTATCGGGCGGATAA
- the aspS gene encoding aspartate--tRNA(Asn) ligase, with amino-acid sequence MLRTHYSNQIEAGKSARVTGWAQDIRNMGKLIFITLRDREGIVQITVKADNPLFTQFKEIHKETLITVSGNAVKNDRAPNGFEMVPDSLEVIANSEIPLPIDVGKIESNFDRRLDWRFIDMRRPEIMAVFRLESEITHLMEEFMQKESFMRIFSSRLTGAATEGGTEYFPILYFNKEAFLAQSPQLIKESVLASGVDRVYDIGFVYRAEPHHTPRHLCEYASFDLEMVAQELEDVLAMEEKMMQFIFTELNKRCKHILDMYKITLDVPKKIPRVTLAEANEILAKMKVETEKTDLTPEGERKLSEWAQKEHGTSFVFVTEFPFAKKPFYIMRKGKEGTLSFDLLYNGLEITSGGIREHRYDERVANIKEKGINPASFDHLRFFKYGMPPHGGLAIGIERLTMKILNLENVREASLTPRDTERLTP; translated from the coding sequence ATGTTAAGAACGCATTACTCAAACCAGATTGAGGCAGGAAAATCCGCGCGCGTAACAGGCTGGGCGCAGGACATCAGAAACATGGGCAAACTCATATTCATCACTTTGCGCGACCGCGAAGGCATTGTGCAGATTACTGTAAAGGCTGACAATCCTCTTTTTACGCAGTTCAAAGAGATACACAAAGAGACATTGATTACTGTTTCTGGAAACGCTGTTAAAAATGACCGCGCGCCAAACGGATTTGAGATGGTTCCGGATTCTCTTGAAGTTATTGCGAATTCCGAAATCCCTCTTCCGATTGATGTCGGGAAAATCGAATCGAATTTCGACAGAAGGTTGGACTGGAGATTTATCGACATGCGCAGACCGGAAATCATGGCAGTCTTCAGGCTTGAAAGCGAAATAACTCACTTGATGGAAGAATTTATGCAAAAAGAGTCATTCATGCGGATTTTCTCATCAAGATTGACAGGCGCGGCAACAGAAGGCGGAACAGAATATTTCCCGATTCTTTATTTCAACAAGGAGGCATTCCTTGCGCAAAGCCCGCAGTTGATAAAAGAAAGCGTTCTTGCGTCAGGCGTAGATAGGGTTTATGACATCGGTTTTGTGTATCGCGCAGAGCCGCACCACACGCCAAGGCATTTGTGCGAGTATGCCTCGTTTGACTTGGAGATGGTCGCGCAGGAACTTGAAGATGTGCTTGCGATGGAAGAGAAGATGATGCAGTTCATTTTCACGGAATTGAACAAAAGATGCAAGCATATTCTTGACATGTACAAAATAACGCTTGATGTGCCAAAGAAAATACCGCGCGTGACGCTTGCAGAAGCAAATGAAATCCTCGCTAAGATGAAAGTCGAAACCGAAAAAACTGACCTTACTCCGGAAGGCGAGCGAAAGCTCTCTGAGTGGGCGCAAAAGGAGCACGGCACATCCTTTGTTTTTGTCACAGAATTCCCGTTTGCAAAAAAGCCGTTCTATATAATGCGCAAGGGAAAAGAAGGCACGCTGTCGTTTGATTTGCTTTACAACGGCCTTGAAATCACAAGCGGTGGGATACGTGAGCACAGGTATGACGAGCGCGTCGCGAATATAAAAGAGAAAGGAATCAACCCTGCGAGCTTTGACCACTTGCGCTTTTTCAAATACGGCATGCCTCCGCACGGGGGCCTGGCAATAGGAATCGAGCGACTGACAATGAAAATTCTGAATCTTGAGAATGTGCGCGAAGCGAGCTTGACGCCGAGGGATACCGAAAGGCTGACGCCGTGA
- a CDS encoding TIGR00289 family protein yields the protein MKLAALISGGKDSIFAIYAMKQKGHEITYILTMMPARSDSYMFHHPNVHLTAMQADLMNIPQITGKTKGEKEKELKDLENLIATVKGKVDGIVTGALYSNYQKERIDAIAKKLGLKSEAPLWNIDLVKYWDLLLENKFEVVITAVAAEGLDKSWLGRKLDKKAVNELIEISKKNKINIAGEGGEFETFVLDCPLFSKKIELIEAHKEWKRDAGVYIIECAKTVPK from the coding sequence ATGAAGCTCGCGGCACTCATTTCCGGAGGAAAGGATTCCATTTTCGCAATATATGCAATGAAGCAAAAAGGCCATGAAATCACATATATTCTTACAATGATGCCTGCGCGTTCTGACAGCTATATGTTCCACCACCCAAACGTCCATCTCACTGCGATGCAGGCAGATCTTATGAACATCCCACAAATTACTGGAAAAACAAAAGGTGAAAAGGAAAAAGAACTAAAGGACCTTGAAAATCTCATCGCAACGGTAAAGGGAAAAGTTGACGGTATCGTAACTGGCGCGCTTTACTCAAACTACCAGAAGGAGCGCATCGATGCAATTGCGAAAAAACTCGGGCTTAAATCTGAGGCGCCTTTGTGGAATATTGACCTCGTAAAATACTGGGACCTGCTTCTTGAAAATAAATTCGAAGTTGTAATCACAGCAGTTGCGGCAGAAGGCCTTGACAAAAGCTGGCTTGGAAGAAAACTAGATAAAAAAGCAGTGAACGAGTTAATCGAAATATCAAAGAAAAACAAAATAAATATTGCTGGTGAAGGCGGAGAGTTCGAGACATTTGTGCTTGATTGCCCTTTATTCTCGAAAAAAATAGAACTTATTGAGGCGCATAAGGAATGGAAAAGAGATGCGGGCGTTTATATCATCGAATGCGCAAAAACAGTTCCGAAGTAA
- a CDS encoding stage II sporulation protein M, protein MVLENIETSDDAEKKPWHVFIYGVMATTVSLFLAAYIFPSQISTTFLFLVTLASFPMIYNVLNNEETLDEDYEHLDLGFLKIHKKAFDIYTFLFLGIIVAASFWYTVLPADFVKDAFSEQIKTLSSIRGENIKTGFATFEGKGFMQIFLNNFSVAFVSFILSFFYGAGAIFILAWNASIIAVFVGGMARAAASEISHPLSAVYGYLISLPAGLISIALHGVPEIAAYFVAGIAGGILSIGIIKRHQDTRIIKDAAALFGLSVALLIIAAFIEVWITPAL, encoded by the coding sequence ATGGTTCTTGAGAATATCGAAACTTCTGATGATGCTGAAAAAAAGCCGTGGCATGTGTTTATATACGGCGTGATGGCAACCACAGTTTCCCTTTTTTTGGCAGCATATATTTTTCCATCACAGATCTCGACAACCTTCCTGTTTCTTGTGACGCTTGCATCGTTTCCAATGATATATAATGTGCTCAATAATGAAGAAACGCTTGATGAAGATTATGAGCACCTGGATTTGGGGTTTCTTAAGATACACAAAAAGGCTTTTGACATATACACATTTTTGTTTCTCGGGATAATCGTTGCTGCGTCATTCTGGTATACCGTCCTTCCAGCGGATTTTGTAAAAGACGCGTTCAGTGAGCAGATAAAAACGCTTTCAAGCATCCGCGGAGAAAATATAAAAACCGGCTTTGCGACATTTGAAGGAAAAGGATTTATGCAGATATTCCTGAATAATTTCTCCGTGGCATTTGTTTCGTTCATACTGTCATTCTTTTACGGAGCAGGCGCCATATTCATACTTGCATGGAATGCGTCGATAATAGCTGTTTTTGTCGGAGGAATGGCGCGCGCAGCAGCGTCAGAGATTAGCCACCCCCTTTCCGCAGTATATGGCTACCTTATTTCCCTTCCGGCAGGCCTCATTTCAATTGCTCTGCACGGCGTTCCTGAAATAGCTGCGTATTTTGTTGCCGGAATTGCGGGGGGTATTTTGTCAATCGGAATCATAAAGCGCCACCAAGACACGCGGATAATAAAAGATGCCGCAGCGCTTTTCGGCCTTTCCGTCGCATTATTAATAATTGCGGCGTTCATAGAAGTCTGGATAACTCCTGCGCTTTGA
- a CDS encoding ATP-binding protein encodes MIRDILLLQKRELENKLKEPYAERDYDSNKLNSPLIKVIIGPRRAGKSFFALHFLNKQGNFGYVNFDDEKLSETQNYDEIVSALNSIYYNPKYILFDEIQNLPKWELFANRLARQGYNLIITGSNAKLLSAELATHLTGRHSLIHIFPFSFKEFLHFEKKELTTSETKEMLLKYITYGGYPEPLMKHLDFKEYLSTLFDSVLYKDIIKRHKIRFAEGIENLALYLISNIANEQSYNSLSKITKCKSPYTVEKYLGYLEEAFLVFAIPRFSFKVKEQISSNKKIYCTDNGIIHAKAFKFSPNIGKLYENIVACKLKKAELNHEIRAYYWKNAQQEEVDFVVKKELAVTQLIQVCYDISNPETKKREIRALLKAGEELKCHKLLILTEDYDAEEDSEWFNMKGKIKFIPLWKWLLQDS; translated from the coding sequence ATGATTCGAGACATTTTACTGCTCCAAAAAAGAGAGCTTGAAAATAAGCTAAAAGAGCCATATGCTGAGAGAGACTATGATTCGAATAAACTAAATAGCCCTCTGATAAAAGTGATTATTGGCCCAAGAAGGGCTGGAAAGTCTTTTTTCGCGCTTCATTTTCTGAATAAACAAGGCAATTTTGGATACGTAAATTTTGATGATGAAAAGCTTTCAGAAACACAAAACTATGACGAAATTGTTTCAGCTTTAAATTCAATATACTACAACCCGAAATACATACTGTTTGACGAAATCCAGAATTTGCCGAAATGGGAACTATTTGCAAACCGGCTTGCGAGGCAAGGATATAATTTAATAATCACCGGAAGCAACGCGAAACTTTTGAGTGCGGAACTGGCAACGCACCTTACCGGAAGGCACAGCCTCATTCACATATTCCCTTTTTCATTCAAGGAATTTTTACATTTTGAAAAAAAAGAGCTGACAACTTCCGAAACAAAAGAAATGCTGCTAAAATACATAACCTATGGGGGCTATCCAGAGCCTTTGATGAAGCATCTGGATTTCAAAGAATATCTTTCGACATTATTTGATTCCGTACTTTACAAAGACATTATAAAACGGCATAAAATACGTTTTGCAGAAGGAATTGAAAACCTTGCGCTGTATTTAATTTCAAATATTGCAAACGAACAGTCCTATAATTCCTTAAGCAAAATAACGAAATGCAAAAGCCCATACACTGTCGAAAAATACTTAGGCTATTTAGAAGAAGCGTTTTTGGTTTTTGCAATACCTCGTTTTTCATTTAAGGTAAAGGAACAAATATCTTCAAATAAGAAAATTTACTGCACTGATAACGGTATCATACACGCTAAAGCATTCAAATTCAGTCCGAATATCGGAAAACTTTATGAAAATATTGTGGCATGCAAATTAAAAAAAGCGGAACTGAATCATGAAATACGTGCATATTACTGGAAAAACGCACAGCAGGAAGAAGTCGATTTTGTAGTTAAAAAAGAATTGGCAGTAACCCAACTTATTCAAGTATGCTACGATATCAGCAATCCTGAAACCAAAAAGCGGGAAATACGTGCATTGCTTAAAGCCGGAGAAGAACTAAAATGCCATAAACTCTTAATCCTTACTGAAGACTATGATGCTGAAGAAGATTCTGAATGGTTTAATATGAAAGGAAAGATTAAATTCATACCACTATGGAAATGGCTTTTACAAGACTCTTAA